Part of the Patescibacteria group bacterium genome, ACTCACTATCATTCCACCCTCCATGGAAATCGATCTCACTCCAGGTGTACCTTATAATGATCAGATTAAACTGTTTAATGAAACAGACTATCCTGTTACACTTTATACTGAAATAACGAACTTTACGGCATCCGATGACGGAACAAAACCACAGTATGAATTTGGATTGGAATTAACTGATGTCGCAACTTGGATCCAAGTTGAACCAGGTCCCTTTGTGCTGCAACCAAAAGAACGAAGAAGTGTTCCGTTTATTATTAACCCACCAGCAGAGGCTGATCCAGGTGGGCATTATGCGATTATATTTTTCTCTAATAACCCACCCCAAATCAAAGAACCAGGTAAGGTCAAAATTGGTTCTAAATTAGGTACACTCATCTTATCTAATGTAGCCGGAGACATTACAGAGGCAGGCAGCATTGATAGTTTTTTAACCGTCGATAAGTCTGTTTATTTTAATTATTTGCCAGTGCAACTACAACTGACATTCAATAATACTGGTAATGTACACATTCGGCCTTCTGGTACTATTACCATCCAAAATATTTTTGGAAAAACCGTTAAAACACTCGATATCAATACGGTTGGTTCAGCTACTTTGCCTAAGACTGCCAGAAGTTACCAAACGGTTTGGGAAAAAGCACCAGTTTTGCATACAACGAATAATTGGTTAGGACAATTTTGGGAGGAGTTAAAAAATGAAAAAGATAATTTTGCTTTTGGAAAATATACTGCCTCCGCTTCACTAGTGGCGGGACAAGATAATCAAATTACAAAACAAGCAGTGGTTAGTTTTTGGGTAATTCCCTGGAGGCTTCTGATAATATTTTGTGTTGGTGCTATAATTATTTTGTTAGGTTTAATTAGAATGATTAAAGGCTACAATCGTTGGATCATTCGACATGGACAGAGTAAATAAATTTTCATTTGCAGTGAAGGAAGTGACTAAACAACAAATTCGTTTTCTTCTGACTGTATTATGTGTTAGTTCAAGTTTTTTTATTTCGCAGCCACTTTTAACTCAGGCCATTGGTGTTAGTTTGACTGCTACAGTGACTGGATCCTCACCAGAAGAGCCAATTACAACCGTCATTATTGAGGGGTTTGCTTATCCAACAACTAATGTTTCTATCCGAGAAAATGGAAAAATAATAGCGATTACTCCAGCTGACTCCCAAGGATGGTTCACTGTGACCATTAACAACATTAATCCAGGTATTTATACTTTCTCTGTCCACGGGGAAGACATAAAAGGACGAAAAGGCCCAGATATAAATGTTACTGTGGCTATAAGCAAAGGAGTGACCATTACCATCTCTGGTATTTATTTAGGGCCAACCATTGCAATTACTCGTAATAATATTTTTTTAGATGAAATAAC contains:
- a CDS encoding dockerin type I repeat-containing protein, which translates into the protein MDRVNKFSFAVKEVTKQQIRFLLTVLCVSSSFFISQPLLTQAIGVSLTATVTGSSPEEPITTVIIEGFAYPTTNVSIRENGKIIAITPADSQGWFTVTINNINPGIYTFSVHGEDIKGRKGPDINVTVAISKGVTITISGIYLGPTIAITRNNIFLDEITTILGTSVSDSRVNIFIKAENNQQTIFNKQANHNGFYSKSILGSTVGEGRYTTYSRVVASDGTISDPSKTLVFTVSNEANTSTCANSLDSDINCDGEVDLIDFSVLLYWWNQANPSNARADINGNGLVDVVDFSIMLYYWTG